Proteins encoded by one window of Lemur catta isolate mLemCat1 chromosome 12, mLemCat1.pri, whole genome shotgun sequence:
- the CETN3 gene encoding centrin-3 has protein sequence MSLALRSELVVDKNKRKKRRELTEEQKQEIKDAFELFDTDKDEAIDYHELKVAMRALGFDVKKADVLKILKDYDREATGKITFEDFNEVVTDWILERDPHEEILKAFKLFDDDDSGKISLRNLRRVARELGENMSDEELRAMIEEFDKDGDGEINQEEFIAIMTGDI, from the exons ATGAGTTTAGCTCTGAG AAGCGAGCTTGTAGTAGacaaaaataagaggaaaaaaagaagagaactcACTGAGGAACAGAAACAAGAAATTAAAGATGCTTTTGAATTATTTGATACAGACAAAGATGAAGCAATAGATTATCATGAATTAAAG GTGGCAATGAGAGCCTTGGGGTTTGATGTAAAAAAGGCTGATGTACTGAAGATTCTTAAAGATTATGACAGAGAAGCCACAGGGAAAATCACCTTTGAAGATTTTAATGAAGTTG tGACAGACTGGATATTGGAAAGAGATCCACATGAAGAAATACTGAAGGCATTTAAACtatttgatgatgatgattcaGGTAAAATAAGCTTGAGGAATTTGCGGCGTGTTGCCAGAGAACTGGGTGAAAACATGAGTGATGAAGAACTCCGAGCTATGATAGAAGAATTTGATAAAGATGGTGATGGAGAAA TAAATCAAGAGGAGTTCATTGCCATTATGACTGGTGACATTTAA